In Acidisarcina polymorpha, the DNA window GCAAACTGTGGGAGCCGGAGTAGGCAGCGGCGGTTGTAGCGATAGGAGTAGTTGCACCGTTGAAAGAACTCCAACCATCGGCAGTTCCGTCTTCGAAGCTGTAAGTTGCAACTGTTTGAGCCCGCAATGGAACGGTGGCCATTAGCGTCAAAACGAAGGCAAAGGCGGCAACAATTGCTATCCGGATTGGCTGTTGGCTTGCCGTGCAGATTCTCGATAGACGAAACATTGCGGGTTTCCTTTGGATTCAGAATGGCGCGCCCAGGCAAGCAACATTTCCCGTTGCTGCCAGTGATCTTCGTTCGACAGCAGTAAGACGATTTACTGCCCGGCCGCCAATATAGAACATTCCTACGATGACATGTCAAGTTTGCTAATTTGTGACGTCGAAAGAACGGAATTGGGGCCGAGTCACTTCGACGCATACTTACATGCGCGTGGTGCCGGACGGTCGTTCGCCATGAAACCCGCGCTCGAAACAAAGCAGTCGCGAGGGGATCCTAACCTGTTGGTCTCGAAGGTCTACTGCATTCCGAGCTCGCTTAGAAGCTTTGGGTTAGCTTCGTCGGTGGCTAATAAGTTGTGGCAGACGGAACAATCGTTGCTAATGCTTGCGCCGGCCTTGGTGTTGTGACTTCCATCATGGCAGCGGAAGCAGCCCGGGTAGTCGTTGTGACCGAGGTTGTTTGGATGAGTACCCCAGGTCACATTCATAAATGGAAAGACATTTCTGCTGTAAATAGTGGCGAGAGTCTTTGCAGCTTGGTCGATCTGGGTTTGCTGTCCGTTCCAGATGGCGGGATATTGAGATTGGTAGAAGTCTTTTAAGCCGAAGACGATCCTGGACCTGGCAATTTCAGGCGAGGGATATACCGCTTTTAGTAGAGCCAGACTTTCTTTATGGACGAATGGCAAAGACGCATTCGGGCTGCCCTGTGCCATATTTCTGTTGAGTACTTCCTCGGGAGTGTCAAAGGAGTGGGCTGCGCGATTATGGCAGTCGATGCAATCCATGACATGTTTCTGGCCTGTAACTGAGCCCTTTGCATCGCTGGAAACAAACTCTGACACCGAACCATCATCATTGGTCTTGCCGACCCATGGAATGCTCTGGTGCGTCGAGTCGGTGGCAATGTATTCGATATGACCCATGTGCGCGCCGTGAATTCCGCTTAGTTGCGAAGCAGAGTTACGGCCGCCCACATGCAGCAATACAAGAGAGTGGGTTAGTGTGTTGTTTTCGTCGTCTCCATAGGACGAACTCACGACAAGCTTGTCACCGACGTAATTGCCCGGGTTGTGGCAGTTCAAACAGGTCGTCTGCGCAGCGGGGATCTTATCTCCTGCGAGGATCGGCCGCGGATAGTTATGAAGGACTACCATCAGAAGCTGCTTGGTTCCGTTCAGTTTGGCTTTAACGAACCCTGCGCCGCCGGCCGCAATATGACAATCGGTGCAGGCTACTCCGGCGTGGGCAGAGAAATGATACGCCGTCCACTCAGGCGCCATCACATGACAGGAAGTGCCGCAGAAGGACGGTGTATCCATGTAGGCCACTCCGCGATAGCTCGCAGTGCCGACGATCACAAAATTGATGAAGGTGGCGATCACAACAAATTCGATCCCGTGCCGGAAGACCGGATCACGCGGGTCAACCTCAGGAAAAATGAATGGTACCTGGCCGGCAGCCTTGAGCTTCTTTCTTCTCCAAAGGATGCCCACAGGAATCAGAGCAAGCCCAAAGAGGAAGACTGCCGGCAGGATCAAGTCGAGAATGATGCCAAGATAGGGATTCGAGGAACCGCCGTGTCCAAAGAGGGCAACAACCCAAAAGCCAACCAGCGTGAAGGCTGCAGCGCTGGTAAGCGCCCCGCCGAGCAGACTAACGCGATTGTTCCCGTAAAAGAAAAAAGGCCGAAGCCAGGCTCCTTTGAATCCCGTGGCGGCTGGCATCTATGCCCCCGTTATTTTTGTAGCGTTCGGATATAGGAGACGACTTCGGTGATTTGGGCATCGGAAAGCTTACCGGCATATGCTGGCATCTTTCCTTTTCCATTTTTTGTCGCCGAGACTAAATCCGCGTCTGTGGCTTTCACCAGGTCAGGCGAATTGAACGGAATTGCTTTCATCGCCTTTCCCGCTGGAGTGGCTCCCAGACCGTCCGCTCCATGGCACATCGCGCACTTCGACTTGTAGGTCGCTGCGCCAGAATCCTGGGCAAGGACGCTTGCGGCGGTTGAGAGTGCCATGGCACAGATGACTGCAGCGATAGTTCTATTTCTCATGGTTCGATCTCCTTGTCACATCTGTAACGGTATGCGCATATGTCCGTTGGGGTTCCGATCAAAATTCGTAATGCATTCCGAGCGTGACGTTATTCGCATGAAAGTTTCGGGGCGCTGTTTCTCCGGCGGGCGATATACTGAGACCGGTTTGAGCTCCGCCCAGTGTGGCAGAGTCGCAGGGGACGACGGGCGCCGGAGCAGTCGGCGTGGGGTTCGAGATGCTGCAAAAGGCTGAACCCGAAACGCCGCCCTCTCCGTAGCCAAAGTATTTGTATTCCGCTCTCCATATCCATCGTTCATGAAACGTCCAGGCAAGATTCGCGAAGGGCGAGTGATAGGTGGAGACAAGCGAACCGTTGACGTCACGGGCGTCGTTGAAGAACCGGCTACCGTCTACGGAGCTGGCAGTGTAGCCGATACTGGAGCGGAGCGATCTAAGCGGAAACAGAACGAGAGCGAAGGACCCGTACTGAGTTGGGGTGGACATGAAGTCTTTGACCGGACCAAACTCATAGTAAGTGGTCCCCCGGACGGTTGCGCCGGGGCACGCTGTGCCACTGGGCGATGCGGCGCCAGGAAATGCGGGGCTCGCCTGGGCGTCGTAGCAGATATTCGTCGAAGCATATATCCCGCTGTAACCATAATTGAAGTCGAATCCATAGCGCGCATTCGGCGTCAGTGCGGCGCCCACGTTCACGAGGCGGCTATGATCCACATGACCGATCGGTCCGGCGTAAGGGACATCGCCAGCCGCGACAGCAGCTTGGTTGTTGTTCGTGTTGTTCTGCCGCTCCAAGTCGTTGAAGACTCCCGATAGAGTGATCCACGGCTTCGGCCGGTACATGGTATGAAGTCGGTAATGCTGCAGCTGGCGCGGACTTAACGGTGTGAATGAATTGTCGTTGTAAAGCGCTTCGATGGAGCCATTGACGGTCCAGTGATCGGCGGGTCGCAGGGCTACGTTGAAAAGACCGCCGTTCCCATGAATAGTGACCGTCCCATTACTATCCTGACCCACCGGCAATGGAGTGTCATGAGGAAGTCCCTGGGCGATGATATGCAGGCGATAGCGGTAGGTAAATGAAAACGAGACGCGAGACCAGCCGTCCCAGGTCGCCGTCAGGTCGTTCGTCAGGAACTTCTGGCCGAAATAATCTGGCAGGGGAACGCCATTAGGACTGCCCTCAACGTTCACAGGAGATCCAGGGATCAGAGCACCGGCGTAGTTGATTGTCTCGTCTCCCGCGGTCGCGGGCGTATTCGCGGTAGCACCCTTCGATATGTTGGCACTCCCCGGCTGCTGCTCATTTGAGTACTCGATCTGATCAGAGAAGTGAACGGCCGGAGTGGCATCCCAGACGATGCCGTAGTCGACCGCCATGACCTTGCGCTTTGCGTTTGCGTTCCCCGTGAACGTTATCGATCGAATCGTCCCGTCCAGGCCCTGGAAATTCTCGTAGTAGTCGGGGAGATTCATATTCGCTTGGGTGTAGCGCGCATCGCCGTTCATCGCTATGTTCTTAATGCTTGAGCTTTGCAACCGGAAGATCTCCGTGGGATAGAGGATGCGCGTCGGTTGTGAGCGCAGGTAGCTCGAAGCCACATTGCACGCCGGATTGATGACTGGCAATCCGCCCGGGCTCTGCGGTGAGAGGATGGTGTAGGTCGTCGCATTGGTGTACGCGCTTCCCATGCTCGTCGTATTGCAGCTGCCGATGCCATAAGGCGTGAAGCTGTCCCAGTCGCCTGGGGCCACCGCCGTTCCGTTCGCCCCCTGCGCCAGGAAGTTGCTCGGAGCCAGGGTGAAGTACGTGTTTTCCTTGATGTGTTCAATCTCTTCTGCGAAGGTGAGCCTCGTATCTCGTATGGGCTTCCAGTCGATCTCTGCCAGGAAATCGTCGGAGCTGTTGCGTTGATATTGCTGGAGGAGTTGATCGTTGGCACCCACAGACGGATCGAAGAAGTTGTTCCCGCTGGTCGGGCTAAGCGTTGGTCCTTGCATAACGTTCTGCGAGTAGCCCACCCGAAATGATACTTTCGATAGCGGAAAAATCGTAACGCCGGTGTCGAGCATGTGATGCACTGTATTGGCAAAGAACGGCGATTGTTCCACCTGCGGCCACGCCAGCGAACCGGTCGGCGCGTTCGATGGCCCAATAGGTACTGACAGTCCTGAGGGTAGATTCGGGTTACCAAGCAGGTTGTAGTCGAAGTAGTCCCGGTGGCGGCGGAACAATCCCGAGAATTCATAGACCTTGCCCTTGGAGAAGTCCATCTTGGCAAAATTTGTTGGATCCCCACCAAAGCCGTTGCTGAAGGCGCTGAGCGAATCGACTAGCGTATGCCGTGTGCCGGGAAGCGCGTGCAACTCGAAGGTTTCACCAAGCACTCGAGGCCCTGACTGGACATTAACAAGCGTGTTGTACATTGCTCCGCTGCCGGAGGTGTTGACGATGTGGCCACCCAGATCGATCGTCTCGTGGAGGCTATATCCCTTTGGGGCGACCGGCTGCGCAGTCGGCGTCGTAATCTGGGCGAACGGCGCGGGGCTCTGAGCTGACGCGAAATCGGCAGCCATCAATAAAGTCGCAAAAGCAACGATGCCAATGGTGCTGGCGAGACGCTCGGCCAATGCGGGAGCGGACTGTTGGTAAAGACAAGGAATCCAGCCGGTCTTCTTCACCTCAGCCCCCCTCTAGAATCATTGCCGAGAGCGTCGCCACATCGCGACCTTGCACTCGATCCAGCATGCGTTGCCCACGCGTGGCCGATATGCGCTCTTAGGATCGTCACTTGAGGAACGCCTGGTTCAGGTTGGAACCATGAATCATAGTGTGGCAATTTGTGCATGGCGTTAGCTCCGAGGAGCCGGCGTTCATGCTGTGAAACGTGCCGGCGGCGACCGGACTATGGCACTGATTGCACAGCGTGTTGATGCTCGGCATGTTCAGCAGCCGCGCATTCTGAGAACCATGCGGCGTATGGCAGCTCATGCATCCTTCAGCCTTCACCGCTGCATGCTCATAGACGAAAGGTCCGCGGGTCTCCACATGGCATTTAGTGCAGATATAGTTTTGATCGGCGGTCGACTTCAGGTTGTTTTTTTGAAATGTGCCATGCGGATCGTGGCAGTCGCTGCAGCTGACCGCGCCTTCGGTTACAGGGTGGTGGAACGGCATAGCGAACGTCCCCTTCACGTCACTGTGGCACTGAAAGCAAAGCTGCGGCTGCGCGGCTTTAAGCAGGTTTGGGTTTTGGGCAGGGACATGGAACGATGTCGTCGGGCCCGGTGGCGGATTGTCGAGGGAACTTGCGCCGGGCTTGAGCAGATCAAGAACACTGACGCTTAACCACGATTCCTTGTGCGTACTCGCGGTGGCCGGAGCCAGACCGGTCCCACCCGGTCCCGTAGCGAGTCCGTGCACGCTGTGACAACTAGTACAGCTGACCCCTGCGATTCCATGCACCGAGCGTATGAAGTTGGGATGGGCTGACGCGTGACAGCCAAGGCAGGTCGAATCGACCTGTTTTGCAGATGCCTTTTCGAAGCGGAAAATCTTGGTTGCGTCTCCGCCAGACTCCACGTGGCTCTGACCCGGACCGTGGCAACTCTCGCAGGTAGCTCCAGTGCCGCCGTGCATCAACGCTAATTTTGAATGAGGATTCGTCGAGGCGAATTTAGCGGCGATGTCAGCGTGGCACGTTGCGCAGGTCTCGGCGCCAACGATCCCTGACGTCTCTACCAGCGGAGCCTTTTCACTAACATTTGGAGTCGACTTCTCTGGGCCGGCCGTCTGCCCCAATCCGGGCAGAGAAAGGCACGGTAGCAAAGCAAAGAACGCCATAGAGAAGAGCGAGGGCCTCATCCAAATCTCCGAAGAGTGGCGGTGCATCTCGCCAGCCTGTTATCTGAAGTGCGCTTTATGAGACTTCTGGGTATGGTCAGCAAGAACACGAAGCATTGGAGGCAAGTATGTTCTAGTGGAGGAGACTAAGCTGTGCAATTTTGCTCGCGGGGTGGCGGCGCACTTCTTCAGCGCTGCGCGATTCCTGGATTGGAGCGCCTCAGGATCCGTTAGCTGATATGCCGGAAAGTCGCTCGTCACCCTGCGTGAAGGTAACAAGACTTGCCCTTTCATTCTCCGATGATGAGTTTCACGACCCGAGGGATCGCACGTACAGGTCTTCCGCGTCAGCCCGGTGTTTGTCTACTCCCAGATTTCTGACTCTCCAGTCTTCGTAAAATCCTTGGACGACGCAGAACTCCGGCACGTCGGCCAGTCGCTCGTCAGATAAGACACGCGCCAGGAAGAACGTGTGAAAACCGAGCCGACGTACCTGCTCGACTTGTAACTCACGGACCCTGCATGCAAACTGGGGCACGGGAATTCTAAAGATCTCCGATGGCCGGGTCGGAAAGGTCAGCTGCTTCCAATTGATGGGCTCATTGTCTTTGGGGACCAAAGCGTAAACGATTGGTGCTTGCTTCATCGGCACACTGCTGAGGACAACGCGCCGGGTTTGCCGAACAAGCTTCTCGGGCACACTATCGTGCGGAATGCTGAAGCCGAAGAAAGCCTCGTTGAGATTGCCCATAACATTCACTGGGGAGACAGTGCTGTTGCCCGCTTCATCGGCGACACTGACGAGTGAGACCGGCCGTGGGCAGCAAAACATGGCCGCAATGGCGCGTCTCTGGGCCCCGGGTGCCTTGTTCTTTCCGCGATTGCGCCGGCTAGAGTAGATCTGCCAAAGGGAATGGCTCCACAGCCTTGGTCTGGACACACAATAAATTGCAGACTTGCTCGAGTGGAAAAGCAAAAACAGCGAGTCACCGCATTCGAGCGTTTCTCGATATTGAAGTCCAATCTTGCCGAGAATACGATGCTTGCCACCGTTCTCGCAGAAACTCAGCGCCAGACGCGAGTACGAGTACTGGTCTTCCCTTGGAACCTGACCGCGCGGGAACTCGATGCAAATGGTGAATGGCATGCTGGAAGCCTGGCAGTGCCGTTGGGTTACGTCTATAGGTTCGCCGGCCCCGAGTAGCCAGACTTTGACTTCCTGTTGTGGCTCCTTCTGCGCAACAAAGAAATGGTCTGGCAAGCGCTCTCCGCCAAACACTACGGTTTTTACCAGTTGGCGCAGATGTTTCTTGAGTGACATAGCCATATCCGTGCGGTGCGAGACGATGCTGAAAATCAGTTGCTGGGGTGCGCCTCAGGCTCGATGGGGAAAAGTTTGTCTCCATGCTTATTCAGGCGGTCCTCAAGCAGCGCAGCCTTCATGTCCACGGTGCGCCCACCGAGCCGCCAGGTCTGATAGTAGCCGTGAATGACGGAGAGGGAAGGCTCCTGGGAGAATGCGCGATCGCCAACAATGCGAGCTACAAAGAATTTATGGCTGCCAATCCGCTGGCTTCGTTCAACCTCCATCTCGCGTACTCGGACCGTGAATTCCGGGATAGGAAACCCGAACACTGGCGATGGCCTGATCGCAAATGGTAGTCCCTCCAACCGAACGGACTCCTTGGTATGATTCCGCGCAAGCCCATAGGCCAGCGGTGCGCATCTCACCGGAACATTACTGATGACGAGACGGCCGACGCGCTCGACGGACTCGCCTGCTAGCCTGTCGGTGCGGAGCGCAAACCCAAAACGGCCAGGACCGAGCGCTCCCATTATGTTCATCGGGAAGATATTGCCGCCGAACTCGCCAGCTATGCTCACCAGCACGGTGGGATGCGGACGGATGAACGATACCATCGCTGCACGTCGCTCCAGGAAAGACATCTTCATTCCCGGAGCCGGCGCGCTCCGCAATTCTTTAAGCAGAAGCCGCGAATAATGAGCACCAATCGCCAGCCTCGTTAGACAGTAGTTGCGAACGCAGCGAGGCGCACAAAAGAGCAATTCACCTCCGCTGAATGGCGCTGCCTGTCTTAACCGTAAGTCGATGACACCCAGCAAACGACGGTCTTCCCCGCGTTCATAAAACTTCAAACTGATTTGGCGAAGCTGTTTCTGAGTGGGCGCTTGTCCCTTATGCAATGCTACCGCGATCAGGAATGGGGCGGAGCATGCGGTGGAGTGGCGAAAGGTAACATCGATGGGCTCTCCCATGCCTTCGAGCATGACAGAGATTTCTTGTTGAGGATCCGCAATGCCGGTCGCGAACTCCTCAGGAAGAACCGATTCTCCCAGCATCCGATCCTGGATCGCCTTCAGAATAGTTCTGAGGATTGACATTAGATGTGGCCGCCGCTGCTGATCATGCCGCGTTTTATGCGAGCGTCTTCCGCTAGCGAAGATGCGAATTCGCTGGGCCGGCTTTTGAGCCTCCAGGTCTGATAATGGCCGTGGACGACGCACCACTCCTGGTCCTCGGCGAATCGCTGGTCCGCAATGACTCGCACAACGAAGAAGATATGCGAGCCAAGTTTTCGCGAGACTTCCACCTCCATTTCGCGGACTCGGAGCGCGAACTCCGGCACCGGCACACCGAACTTCGGCGAGGGCTTAGTAGGAAATGGAAGCTCCTCCCACTCGATGCCATTC includes these proteins:
- a CDS encoding cytochrome c3 family protein is translated as MPAATGFKGAWLRPFFFYGNNRVSLLGGALTSAAAFTLVGFWVVALFGHGGSSNPYLGIILDLILPAVFLFGLALIPVGILWRRKKLKAAGQVPFIFPEVDPRDPVFRHGIEFVVIATFINFVIVGTASYRGVAYMDTPSFCGTSCHVMAPEWTAYHFSAHAGVACTDCHIAAGGAGFVKAKLNGTKQLLMVVLHNYPRPILAGDKIPAAQTTCLNCHNPGNYVGDKLVVSSSYGDDENNTLTHSLVLLHVGGRNSASQLSGIHGAHMGHIEYIATDSTHQSIPWVGKTNDDGSVSEFVSSDAKGSVTGQKHVMDCIDCHNRAAHSFDTPEEVLNRNMAQGSPNASLPFVHKESLALLKAVYPSPEIARSRIVFGLKDFYQSQYPAIWNGQQTQIDQAAKTLATIYSRNVFPFMNVTWGTHPNNLGHNDYPGCFRCHDGSHNTKAGASISNDCSVCHNLLATDEANPKLLSELGMQ
- a CDS encoding c-type cytochrome translates to MRNRTIAAVICAMALSTAASVLAQDSGAATYKSKCAMCHGADGLGATPAGKAMKAIPFNSPDLVKATDADLVSATKNGKGKMPAYAGKLSDAQITEVVSYIRTLQK
- a CDS encoding DmsE family decaheme c-type cytochrome, which codes for MRPSLFSMAFFALLPCLSLPGLGQTAGPEKSTPNVSEKAPLVETSGIVGAETCATCHADIAAKFASTNPHSKLALMHGGTGATCESCHGPGQSHVESGGDATKIFRFEKASAKQVDSTCLGCHASAHPNFIRSVHGIAGVSCTSCHSVHGLATGPGGTGLAPATASTHKESWLSVSVLDLLKPGASSLDNPPPGPTTSFHVPAQNPNLLKAAQPQLCFQCHSDVKGTFAMPFHHPVTEGAVSCSDCHDPHGTFQKNNLKSTADQNYICTKCHVETRGPFVYEHAAVKAEGCMSCHTPHGSQNARLLNMPSINTLCNQCHSPVAAGTFHSMNAGSSELTPCTNCHTMIHGSNLNQAFLK